Part of the Pirellulales bacterium genome is shown below.
CACGAGAACGTGAAGAAATTGATCGGCCGACTGATCGAGGCCTTCACGGCGGAATTGAACATTCCGCTCCGCAGTTTCGGTGCCACCACCTGGAAGCGGCGCGATATCGACAAGGGACTGGAAGCCGACGAGTGCTACTACATCCACAGCCACGGCCGCGTTTCCAGCCGACCCGAAGTCGACCTTGCCGAAGATCCTCCGCCCGACTTGGCGCTGGAAGTCGTTTTCACCCACGGCGACGTGAACAAGATGGCGATCTACGCGGCACTGGGCGTGCCGGAAGTGTGGCACTGGGAAGACGGCGAGTTGCAGACCCTG
Proteins encoded:
- a CDS encoding Uma2 family endonuclease, coding for HENVKKLIGRLIEAFTAELNIPLRSFGATTWKRRDIDKGLEADECYYIHSHGRVSSRPEVDLAEDPPPDLALEVVFTHGDVNKMAIYAALGVPEVWHWEDGELQTLRLDEGRYAPCETSFNLPMLRVKDLEEFLDPMLALDESAWINSFRGWVRERFR